GCTTTAATTCAGAGTGCGTTGGGGGGCATCTTACGACCTAACCGGAACGGGATAAAACCATGATGCCCAAGGAAGTCATTTGACTTTCTAGAGCATAGACTCTAGAAAGTTCCTCACGACAACAAATCCGGAGCCGACAATGACCGCCGATATTGCCTACCTGCAATCGTTGCAACAGCCGCTGGAAGAGCTCAACCGGTTGTTCGACGCGCAGCGCGCCGCCTACGCCGCCAACCCGATGCCGCCTGCCGCCCAGCGTCAGCAGTGGCTCAAGGCCTTGCGCGACCTGCTGAGCAGCGAACGGCAGGCATTGATCGAGGCGATCAGTTCGGATTTCAGCCATCGCAGCGCCGATGAAACCCTGCTCGCCGAGCTGATGCCGAGCCTACACGGCATTCATTACGCCAGCCGGCATATCAGCCAGTGGATGAAACCTTCACGGCGCAAGGTCGGCGTCGCCTTCCAGCCAGCCTCGGCGAAAGTGGTGTATCAGCCACTGGGCGTGGTCGGCGTGATCGTGCCGTGGAACTACCCGTTGTTCCTGGCCATGGGCCCGCTGACCGGCGCGCTCGCAGCAGGCAACCGGGTGATGCTCAAACTCAGCGAATCGACCCCGGCCACCGGCCTGCTGCTCAAGGAATTGCTGGCGCGGATCTTCCCTGAAGATCTGGTGTGCGTGGTGCTCGGTGAGGCCGATGTCGGCGTGGCGTTCTCGAAACTGCGCTTCGACCACCTGCTGTTCACCGGTGCCACCAGCATCGGCAAGCACGTGATGCGCGCGGCGGCGGAAAACCTCACGCCGGTGACCCTGGAGCTGGGCGGCAAATCCCCGGCCATCGTCTCCCACGACGTGCC
This genomic window from Pseudomonas kribbensis contains:
- a CDS encoding coniferyl aldehyde dehydrogenase — encoded protein: MTADIAYLQSLQQPLEELNRLFDAQRAAYAANPMPPAAQRQQWLKALRDLLSSERQALIEAISSDFSHRSADETLLAELMPSLHGIHYASRHISQWMKPSRRKVGVAFQPASAKVVYQPLGVVGVIVPWNYPLFLAMGPLTGALAAGNRVMLKLSESTPATGLLLKELLARIFPEDLVCVVLGEADVGVAFSKLRFDHLLFTGATSIGKHVMRAAAENLTPVTLELGGKSPAIVSHDVPLKDAAERIAFGKTLNAGQTCVAPDYVLVPEERVGGFVEAYRQTVRGFYPTLADNPDYTAIINERQLARLNSYLSDATSKGALLIPLFDQGQGRRMPHSLLLNVSDEMTVMQDEIFGPLLPIVPYRDLDQAFAYINQRPRPLALYYFGYDKREQNRVLHETHSGGVCLNDTLLHVAQDDMPFGGIGPSGMGHYHGHEGFLTFSKAKGVLVKQRFNAAKLIYPPYGKSIQKLIQKLFIR